One Cryptomeria japonica chromosome 9, Sugi_1.0, whole genome shotgun sequence genomic window carries:
- the LOC131052361 gene encoding uncharacterized protein LOC131052361, producing MANYRTTGADSSSSSSNGEQSWVLISPIRVDEEENTVMSYSQPAIGSLNSEVASSCNGSNTEQLPSLSIDEEDCTSISLSPPEERSSGSSSYSSAEQSLQKQSIKDIHKIQANLQRFEVDTLNSIHMLTTHIQASFSEVGKEIHVLQNTMMNLSQGTEETKPVETYILQFIFSRRNPIENKEDSIEAVKEHILKRILGFEDSQLPKIKYVLKSDFTKVLVVFADSFSKEIVLRRANERRQMMAGADITIFDWTQ from the exons ATGGCAAATTATAGAACAACTGGAGCTGATTCTTCATCCAGCAGTAGCAATGGTGAGCAATCATGGGTTTTGATTAGTCCTATTAGGGTTGACGAAGAAGAAAATACTGTTATGTCTTACAGTCAACCTGCAATTGGGTCATTAAATTCTGAAGTTGCTTCCTCGTGCAATGGAAGCAACACTGAGCAATTGCCCAGCCTTagtattgatgaagaagattgtaCTAGCATTTCTCTCAGTCCACCTGAAGAAAGGTCATCCGGTTCATCATCCTATTCTTCTGCAGAACAGTCCCTCCAAAAGCAGTCTATCAAAGACATTCACAAAATACAGGCTAACTTGCAGCGATTCGAAGTGGACACCCTGAATTCCATTCACATGCTCACGACACACATCCAGGCTTCTTTCTCTGAGGTCGGGAAAGAAATACATGTTCTACAGAACACTATGATGAATCTTTCGCAGGGTACAGAGGAAACAAAACCTGTGGAGACTTATATTCTGCAATTCATCTTCAGCAGGCGAAACCCTATTGAGAACAAAGAAGACAGCATTGAGGCAGTGAAAGAGCACATACTTAAAAGAATACTGGGGTTCGAAGATTCGCAGCTTCCAAAAATAAAATATGTGCTCAAGTCAGATTTTACTAAAGTGCTAGTAGTATTTGCCGATTCTTTTTCTAAAGAAATAGTTTTACGGCGGGCAAATGAACGGAGGCAAATGATGGCAGGAGCAGATATTACTATATTTGACTG GACTCAATAA